A part of Gemmatimonas groenlandica genomic DNA contains:
- the gltB gene encoding glutamate synthase large subunit, which yields MSTLHAKPDLMSAHNASGTLFTDDAGSAYGPRDACGVGFIARQSGERTHEVVTLALEASARLAHRGASSTDSSADGAGVMTQIPRRLFILAASRLGVHLPADAAIAVGMCFLPTEPVAQQDAIALITDVLLADGLPILGWRDVPVRPEVLGPSARNSMPAIRQVLIGRPAGSDDDAWERQLYLARREMEHRALARGTDPFYICSMSCRTVVYKGLLTGGQLGDFFPDLRDAAFESAIAVFHERYATNTMPRWDLAQPFRMLAHNGEINTLWGNRNGMAMRGSLLEAPAFGELAERVRDPIRPRGSDSASLDNALELLVRAGRSPVHATMMLVPQAWEKYPDVEPVVKAFYEYHQCVIEPWDGPAALAYSDGIQVAVSLDRNGLRPCRYKIRADGMVSAGSEVGIVDFDPRDVVETGKLGPGGVFLVDTAGKRIVRNLAAKREVATRRPYAKWIAQAMSTLPTSDGTEPLVRSSDQLRATQLAFGYSHEDLRLVLEPMATTAAEVVYSMGDDAPLAVLSPSAPPLYSYFRQRFAQVTNPPMDSLRESMVMSLRMHLGRRGSPLVEKPAYAQMLRIEHPVLLPEEMSALRSFPGFPCATIDATYEGHSRPEALEAALDTLCRRAEVAARKGARLLVISDRKMSAERAPIPALLAVGAVRQHLVRAGLRARVGLVVEAGDAMEQHHVATLVGYGAEAVHPWLAMETVATLFAEAAHGRTDADAERPGPALAQSRYRAAVEKGLLKVLAKMGISTLASYCGAQTFDAIGLGADVIDRSFAGTTSALGGLTMRELSEDVLLRHRRAYGADNLATSALPDFGRVRFRKEGEQHAWAPQTVLALQQAVGSARASRAGTSADDAWRTFAERAQGTMPATVRDLLALRHVTPISIDDVEPMEAIRARFISSAMSLGSLSPEAHETISIAMNRMQARSNSGEGGEDPVLYMRPASERADSRIKQVASARFGVTTEYLVRAEEIEIKIVQGAKPGEGGQLPGFKVTDLIARLRHSTPGVTLISPPPHHDIYSIEDLAQLVHDLKTVNPRARVGVKLVASSGVGTVAAGVAKAFADYVLIAGHSGGTGASPLSSIKHAGAPWELGLAEAQQVLIENGLRHRVEVRVDGGLRTGRDVIIAALLGAESYGFGTAPLVAMGCDMARQCHLNTCPTGIATQREDLRAKFRGTPEQVIGFFSRMAEDVRTELAFLGARSLDDIIGQVELLQRAERPEMPRSAMLDLSMVLSPPRRKDEARRRTLVRNERHGNDSLDAQILLDAASTIATGAEFHGSYVIRNHHLTVGGRVAGALAERFGDAGLPDGTLHAEFRGSAGQSFGAFALRGMRLSLEGEANDYVGKSLNGAEISVRPFRDARYRGASHLNMIIGNTVLYGATDGVLCAAGQAGDRFAVRNSGACAVVEGVGNHACEYMTGGVVAVLGRAGRNFGAGMSNGVAYVFDEADTFASRLNHEMVLLADLDQDDTELLSRLLQLHQQRTNSARARWLLDGWEQQLPRWRKVKPRGTAEHVSRIRDGWTTRLDGLLATPLEGAR from the coding sequence GTGTCCACCCTTCACGCGAAGCCCGATCTTATGAGTGCGCACAACGCCAGCGGCACCCTGTTCACCGATGACGCCGGCTCCGCCTACGGCCCGCGCGACGCGTGTGGTGTGGGCTTCATCGCACGCCAGAGCGGCGAGCGCACACATGAAGTGGTGACACTCGCGCTCGAGGCCTCCGCCCGGCTTGCGCATCGCGGAGCGTCGTCGACTGACAGCTCGGCCGATGGCGCCGGCGTCATGACGCAGATCCCTCGGCGCCTGTTCATTCTGGCGGCCTCGCGGCTCGGCGTGCACCTACCGGCCGACGCCGCGATCGCCGTGGGCATGTGCTTCCTCCCGACCGAGCCGGTCGCCCAGCAGGATGCGATCGCCCTCATCACCGACGTGTTGCTGGCCGATGGGCTGCCGATTCTGGGCTGGCGCGATGTGCCCGTGCGCCCTGAGGTACTCGGACCGTCGGCCCGCAACTCGATGCCGGCGATCCGGCAGGTCCTGATCGGCCGACCGGCCGGCAGTGACGACGATGCCTGGGAACGGCAGTTGTATCTCGCGCGCCGTGAGATGGAGCATCGCGCGCTCGCCCGCGGCACTGATCCGTTCTACATCTGCTCCATGTCGTGCCGTACGGTGGTATACAAGGGACTGCTCACCGGCGGACAGCTCGGCGACTTCTTCCCCGATCTGCGTGACGCCGCGTTCGAAAGTGCGATCGCCGTGTTCCACGAGCGATACGCCACGAACACGATGCCGCGCTGGGATCTCGCGCAGCCGTTCCGCATGCTCGCGCACAACGGCGAAATCAATACGCTGTGGGGCAATCGCAATGGCATGGCGATGCGCGGCTCGCTGCTCGAGGCGCCGGCCTTCGGTGAACTGGCGGAACGCGTGCGCGATCCGATCCGTCCGCGCGGCAGTGACTCGGCCAGTCTCGACAACGCGCTCGAACTGCTGGTGCGCGCCGGACGTTCGCCGGTGCACGCCACGATGATGCTGGTGCCCCAGGCGTGGGAGAAGTATCCCGACGTGGAGCCGGTGGTGAAGGCGTTCTACGAGTACCATCAGTGCGTCATCGAGCCGTGGGACGGCCCCGCCGCCCTGGCGTACAGCGATGGTATTCAGGTAGCGGTGTCACTCGATCGCAACGGACTGCGTCCGTGCCGGTACAAGATCCGCGCCGACGGCATGGTATCGGCGGGATCCGAAGTGGGCATTGTCGACTTCGATCCGCGCGACGTGGTAGAGACGGGCAAGCTTGGCCCCGGCGGCGTGTTTCTCGTCGATACCGCCGGCAAGCGCATCGTGCGCAATCTGGCCGCCAAGCGCGAAGTGGCCACGCGACGGCCGTACGCGAAGTGGATTGCACAGGCCATGTCGACCCTGCCCACGAGTGACGGCACGGAGCCGCTGGTGCGCAGCAGCGATCAATTGCGCGCCACGCAACTCGCGTTCGGATACAGTCACGAGGATCTGCGCCTCGTGCTCGAACCGATGGCGACGACGGCGGCGGAGGTGGTGTACAGTATGGGCGACGACGCGCCACTGGCGGTGCTCTCGCCCAGTGCGCCACCGTTGTATTCGTATTTCCGTCAACGATTCGCGCAGGTCACGAATCCTCCCATGGATTCGCTGCGCGAGTCGATGGTGATGTCGTTGCGCATGCACCTCGGCCGACGCGGATCACCGTTGGTGGAGAAGCCGGCGTACGCGCAGATGCTCCGCATCGAACACCCGGTGCTGCTGCCGGAAGAAATGTCGGCGCTGCGATCGTTCCCCGGCTTTCCCTGTGCCACGATCGACGCCACGTACGAAGGGCATTCGCGTCCTGAGGCGCTCGAGGCAGCACTCGACACGCTGTGCCGTCGGGCCGAAGTCGCCGCGCGCAAAGGGGCGCGACTGCTGGTGATCAGCGACCGGAAGATGAGCGCCGAGCGGGCGCCGATTCCCGCGCTGCTGGCCGTCGGTGCCGTACGACAGCATCTCGTGCGCGCCGGACTCCGCGCGCGCGTGGGACTCGTGGTGGAAGCGGGCGACGCGATGGAGCAGCACCATGTGGCCACACTCGTGGGCTATGGCGCCGAAGCGGTGCATCCGTGGCTGGCCATGGAAACGGTGGCTACACTGTTTGCCGAGGCAGCACACGGGCGCACGGATGCCGATGCCGAGCGCCCCGGTCCTGCGCTGGCACAATCGCGCTATCGCGCGGCCGTGGAGAAGGGCTTGCTGAAGGTGTTGGCCAAGATGGGCATCTCCACACTCGCGTCGTACTGCGGCGCGCAGACGTTTGACGCCATCGGCCTTGGCGCTGACGTGATCGACCGCAGCTTCGCCGGGACGACGTCGGCGTTGGGCGGGCTCACCATGCGTGAGCTGTCGGAAGATGTGCTGTTGCGTCATCGTCGCGCCTACGGCGCGGACAACCTGGCCACGTCGGCGCTGCCGGACTTCGGTCGCGTACGCTTTCGCAAAGAGGGCGAGCAGCACGCGTGGGCGCCACAGACGGTGTTGGCGTTGCAGCAGGCCGTTGGCAGCGCACGGGCTTCGCGCGCTGGTACGAGCGCCGATGACGCATGGCGTACGTTCGCCGAACGCGCGCAGGGAACGATGCCGGCCACCGTGCGCGATCTGCTCGCGCTCCGCCACGTGACGCCCATCTCGATTGACGACGTGGAGCCGATGGAAGCCATTCGCGCGCGGTTCATCTCGTCGGCGATGTCGCTGGGCTCCCTGTCGCCGGAGGCGCACGAAACGATCTCGATCGCCATGAACCGGATGCAGGCGCGCTCGAACTCTGGCGAGGGCGGCGAGGATCCGGTGCTGTATATGCGTCCGGCGAGCGAACGCGCGGACAGCCGTATCAAGCAGGTGGCGTCGGCGCGCTTCGGCGTGACCACCGAGTACCTGGTGCGCGCCGAAGAGATCGAGATCAAGATCGTGCAGGGCGCGAAGCCGGGCGAAGGCGGGCAGCTACCGGGCTTCAAGGTGACCGATCTCATCGCGCGGCTGCGCCATTCCACACCCGGCGTCACGCTGATCTCGCCTCCACCGCACCATGACATCTACTCGATTGAAGATCTCGCGCAGCTGGTACACGATCTAAAGACGGTGAATCCACGGGCGCGCGTGGGAGTGAAGCTGGTCGCGTCGTCAGGCGTGGGCACGGTGGCGGCGGGTGTCGCGAAGGCGTTCGCTGACTACGTGCTCATTGCCGGACACTCGGGTGGTACCGGCGCGTCACCGTTGTCGAGCATCAAGCATGCGGGCGCGCCGTGGGAGCTGGGGCTGGCTGAAGCGCAGCAGGTGCTGATCGAGAACGGGCTGCGTCATCGGGTGGAAGTGCGCGTGGACGGCGGCCTGCGCACCGGGCGCGACGTGATCATTGCCGCGCTGCTTGGCGCCGAGTCGTACGGCTTCGGCACGGCGCCTCTGGTGGCGATGGGGTGCGACATGGCGCGTCAGTGCCACCTGAATACGTGCCCCACCGGCATCGCGACGCAGCGCGAAGACCTGCGCGCGAAGTTCCGCGGCACGCCGGAGCAGGTGATCGGCTTCTTCTCGCGCATGGCGGAGGACGTACGCACCGAGCTTGCGTTCCTCGGCGCGCGATCGCTCGACGACATCATCGGTCAGGTGGAGTTGCTGCAACGCGCGGAACGACCGGAAATGCCGCGATCGGCGATGCTCGATTTGTCGATGGTGTTGTCACCGCCGCGCCGGAAGGACGAAGCCCGCCGACGCACGCTGGTGCGTAACGAGCGGCACGGCAACGACTCGCTCGATGCCCAGATTCTGCTCGATGCGGCGTCCACGATCGCCACCGGTGCGGAGTTCCACGGCTCCTATGTGATTCGCAATCACCACCTCACGGTGGGCGGACGCGTGGCCGGCGCGTTGGCCGAGCGCTTCGGTGATGCTGGGCTGCCCGACGGTACGTTGCACGCCGAGTTCCGCGGCAGCGCGGGGCAGAGCTTCGGCGCCTTCGCGCTACGCGGCATGCGCCTGTCGCTCGAAGGGGAGGCGAACGACTACGTGGGCAAGAGTCTGAACGGCGCCGAGATCAGTGTGCGTCCGTTCCGCGATGCGCGCTATCGCGGGGCGAGTCACCTGAACATGATCATCGGCAACACGGTGCTGTACGGCGCTACCGACGGGGTGCTCTGTGCCGCCGGTCAGGCGGGTGACCGGTTCGCGGTGCGGAATTCCGGTGCGTGCGCGGTGGTGGAGGGCGTGGGCAACCATGCCTGCGAGTACATGACGGGTGGCGTGGTCGCCGTACTCGGTCGCGCCGGCCGCAACTTCGGCGCGGGGATGTCGAACGGGGTGGCTTATGTCTTCGACGAAGCCGACACGTTCGCGAGCCGTTTGAATCACGAGATGGTGCTCTTGGCGGATCTCGATCAGGATGACACCGAACTGTTGTCGCGACTGCTGCAGCTGCATCAGCAGCGGACGAATAGTGCGCGGGCGCGCTGGCTGCTGGATGGATGGGAGCAGCAACTGCCGCGGTGGCGCAAGGTGAAGCCGCGCGGCACCGCCGAGCATGTCTCGCGCATCCGCGATGGCTGGACCACGCGGTTGGATGGGTTGCTGGCGACGCCGCTGGAAGGGGCGCGCTAG
- a CDS encoding ABC transporter permease, translating into MRHLTLALRMLRKTPFVTSIAIASLALGIGANAAIFSLFDQMLLRALPVNEPAQLVNLSAPGPKPGSTNCGQAGDCEEVFSYPMFRDLEQRQTPFSGLAAHVLFGANLSIKNEAMTGQGTFVSGSYFGVLGIAPAIGRLLQPADDAVIGANFVTVLSHEFWQEHYGGDRAIVGQTILVNGKSLTVVGVAPAGFRGTTLGAQPALYAPISMRAAITTWRPAFDNRRSYWVYVFGRLKPGVSLEQASSQLNTTYKPILAEVEAPLQEGMSDATMKLFKAKSLLLTAGERGQSSVNREAKTPLYMLFAITMTVLLIACANIANLLLARGATRATEMGVRLALGATRRQLLLQLLTESLVLAVLGGLVSLLVAVWTLRAVGALMPPEALATLNLRLQPSMVLFAAVTAIGTGLLFGLFPALHSTRSDLITVIRAGAGQIAGGRSASRFRTILVTSQIALSMALLISAGLFLKSLVNVSSADLGLRVDNVATFSITPMRSGYDSTRAAVFYERVEQELAALPGATGVSSSIVPLLAGDNWGNDVRVQGFAHGPDVDANARFNAIGAAYLKTLGMQLLAGREFSESDRLGSGKVALINEAFAKKFNLGTNPIGKFMSEGEDSLDMQIVGLVKDAKYSQVKDDVPPVFYTPWRQRGSVSGLYFYVNSATPPEQLLKSITALMKRLDPTVPVEDLKSMPQQIRENLFMDRFISIMASAFAVLATLLAAVGLYGVLAYSVAQRTREIGVRMALGADAGRVRALVMRQVGTMTVIGAAIGMAAAFALGRAAQSQLYKLEGHDPVVFAAAVVLLTVVALTAGYLPARRAAQVDPMHALRFD; encoded by the coding sequence ATGAGACATCTCACGCTCGCCTTGCGCATGCTGCGCAAGACGCCCTTCGTCACGTCGATCGCCATCGCCTCCTTGGCACTGGGGATCGGCGCGAATGCGGCCATTTTTTCGCTCTTTGATCAAATGCTGCTTCGCGCGCTGCCTGTCAATGAACCGGCGCAGCTCGTGAATCTTTCCGCCCCGGGTCCGAAGCCCGGATCGACGAACTGCGGGCAGGCCGGCGACTGCGAAGAGGTGTTCAGCTACCCGATGTTTCGCGATCTCGAGCAGCGGCAGACGCCCTTCAGTGGGCTCGCCGCGCACGTTTTGTTCGGGGCGAATCTCTCCATCAAGAATGAAGCGATGACGGGGCAGGGGACGTTCGTCTCCGGCTCCTATTTCGGCGTGCTGGGCATCGCGCCGGCCATTGGTCGCCTGCTGCAGCCGGCCGACGACGCCGTGATCGGCGCCAATTTCGTTACCGTGCTCAGCCACGAGTTCTGGCAGGAGCACTACGGCGGAGACCGGGCGATCGTTGGCCAGACGATTCTCGTGAATGGCAAGTCGCTGACCGTGGTCGGCGTAGCACCCGCCGGCTTTCGCGGTACGACGCTGGGGGCGCAGCCGGCGCTGTACGCGCCGATCAGCATGCGGGCGGCGATCACCACCTGGCGGCCGGCGTTCGATAATCGCCGCAGCTACTGGGTGTATGTGTTCGGCCGTCTCAAGCCCGGCGTGTCTCTCGAGCAGGCGAGCTCGCAGCTCAACACCACGTACAAGCCGATTCTCGCCGAGGTCGAGGCGCCGCTCCAGGAAGGCATGAGCGATGCCACCATGAAGCTGTTCAAGGCCAAGTCGCTACTGCTCACGGCGGGAGAGCGCGGGCAGAGCAGCGTCAACCGCGAAGCGAAGACGCCGTTGTACATGCTCTTCGCGATCACGATGACCGTCCTCCTGATCGCCTGTGCCAATATCGCGAACCTGTTGCTCGCGCGCGGTGCCACCCGTGCTACCGAGATGGGTGTGCGGCTCGCCCTGGGGGCCACGCGTCGACAGCTGCTTCTGCAATTGCTCACGGAATCGCTCGTGCTCGCCGTGCTTGGCGGATTGGTCAGCTTGCTGGTCGCCGTCTGGACGCTCCGCGCGGTCGGCGCACTCATGCCGCCCGAGGCGCTCGCGACGCTCAACCTCAGGTTGCAGCCGTCGATGGTACTCTTCGCGGCCGTGACGGCGATCGGCACCGGGCTGCTTTTCGGTCTCTTTCCCGCATTGCACAGCACGCGCTCGGACCTCATCACGGTCATTCGCGCCGGTGCCGGACAGATCGCGGGCGGGCGATCGGCGTCCCGCTTCCGCACCATTCTCGTGACGTCGCAGATCGCACTGTCGATGGCGCTCCTCATTTCGGCCGGCCTCTTTCTCAAGAGCCTCGTCAACGTGAGCAGCGCCGACCTCGGACTGCGCGTCGACAACGTCGCGACGTTCTCCATCACGCCGATGCGCAGTGGCTACGACAGCACGCGGGCGGCCGTGTTCTACGAACGGGTGGAACAGGAGCTGGCCGCGCTCCCCGGCGCAACCGGGGTGAGCTCGTCGATCGTTCCACTCCTTGCCGGCGACAACTGGGGCAATGATGTGCGTGTGCAGGGCTTCGCGCACGGCCCGGATGTCGATGCCAATGCGCGTTTCAACGCCATCGGCGCCGCCTACCTCAAAACGCTTGGCATGCAGCTGTTGGCCGGCCGCGAGTTCTCCGAATCGGATCGGCTCGGCAGTGGCAAGGTCGCGCTGATCAACGAAGCGTTCGCGAAGAAGTTCAATCTCGGTACGAATCCCATCGGCAAGTTCATGTCGGAGGGCGAAGATTCGCTCGACATGCAGATCGTTGGCCTCGTGAAGGACGCCAAGTATTCCCAGGTGAAGGATGATGTGCCGCCGGTGTTCTACACCCCGTGGCGCCAGCGCGGATCGGTAAGTGGCCTCTACTTCTACGTGAACAGCGCGACGCCGCCCGAGCAGTTGCTCAAGAGCATCACTGCGTTGATGAAGCGTCTCGATCCCACCGTTCCGGTGGAGGACCTCAAGTCGATGCCCCAGCAGATTCGCGAGAATCTGTTCATGGACCGGTTCATCAGCATCATGGCGTCCGCGTTCGCCGTGTTGGCCACCCTGCTGGCGGCGGTGGGGCTCTACGGCGTGCTGGCCTACTCCGTGGCACAGCGCACCCGTGAAATTGGCGTGCGCATGGCCCTTGGCGCCGACGCAGGGCGGGTACGCGCCCTGGTCATGCGGCAGGTGGGCACCATGACCGTGATCGGCGCCGCCATCGGGATGGCCGCGGCGTTCGCGCTCGGCCGCGCCGCCCAGTCGCAGCTCTACAAGCTCGAAGGACATGATCCCGTGGTGTTCGCGGCCGCGGTCGTCCTGCTCACCGTCGTCGCCCTCACGGCAGGCTATCTTCCCGCGCGCCGAGCGGCGCAGGTCGATCCTATGCATGCGCTGCGCTTCGACTGA
- a CDS encoding efflux RND transporter periplasmic adaptor subunit — protein MDIIRTPTKSYKRQIIIGAAITVVVLVTVALTRLDPAVPTVQSAAVVIDTVKQGDVVREVRGPGTLVPEHIRWITAQASARVERVNTESGSAVKAGDLLLELSNPDLQIQTMQAEQQVQQAQIDLINLRTNLRSAILTQEGTVASTRTQYVSSSQEARAADSLVRMGLVPAFEATNRKASAEEFTTRVRVEQERLSLMRQAIDSQIAVQASRVVQLRAIADNQQARLRSLQVRAPDAGVLQELTLQLGQWVPEGTTLAKVVQPGQLKAVLRIPESQAKDVQLGQRASIDTRNGLVSGKVMRKDPSAQGGSVTIDVALDGALPSGAVPDLSVDGTIVIDRMANVRYSGRPTSSAGSGTTSVFRLDADGSIAVRVPVTLGRSSVNTIEILNGLSVGDRIILSDMSSYANVNRVRIK, from the coding sequence ATGGATATCATTCGTACTCCCACGAAGTCGTACAAACGGCAGATCATCATCGGCGCCGCCATCACCGTCGTCGTGCTCGTGACGGTGGCCCTCACGCGACTCGATCCGGCGGTACCTACCGTGCAGAGCGCCGCGGTGGTGATCGACACGGTGAAGCAGGGCGACGTGGTGCGTGAAGTGCGCGGCCCTGGGACGCTCGTGCCCGAACACATCCGTTGGATCACAGCGCAGGCCTCGGCGCGCGTGGAGCGCGTGAACACCGAGTCGGGCAGCGCGGTGAAGGCTGGCGACCTGTTGCTCGAGCTGTCGAATCCCGACCTGCAGATTCAAACCATGCAGGCCGAGCAACAGGTGCAGCAGGCGCAGATCGACTTGATCAACCTGCGTACGAATCTGCGGAGCGCGATCCTTACGCAGGAGGGCACGGTAGCCTCCACGCGCACGCAGTACGTGAGCAGCTCGCAGGAAGCGCGCGCGGCCGACTCGCTGGTGCGTATGGGCTTGGTGCCAGCGTTCGAGGCCACGAATCGCAAGGCGTCGGCGGAAGAGTTCACCACGCGCGTGCGGGTCGAGCAGGAACGTTTGTCGCTCATGCGGCAGGCCATCGACTCGCAGATCGCCGTACAGGCATCGCGTGTGGTGCAGTTGCGCGCCATCGCCGACAACCAGCAGGCGCGGCTGCGATCGCTGCAGGTGCGCGCGCCGGACGCCGGCGTCCTGCAGGAACTCACGCTGCAGCTCGGGCAGTGGGTGCCCGAGGGCACCACACTCGCGAAGGTCGTGCAACCCGGCCAGCTCAAGGCCGTCCTGCGCATCCCGGAGTCGCAGGCTAAGGACGTGCAACTCGGACAGCGCGCGTCGATCGACACGCGCAACGGACTGGTGAGCGGCAAGGTGATGCGCAAAGACCCGTCGGCGCAGGGCGGATCGGTGACGATCGATGTCGCGCTCGACGGTGCGCTTCCTTCGGGTGCCGTACCGGATCTCAGCGTGGATGGCACGATCGTGATCGACCGCATGGCGAACGTGCGGTACTCAGGGCGCCCGACCTCGAGCGCCGGCTCGGGCACGACGTCGGTGTTCCGGCTCGACGCCGACGGCTCCATCGCTGTGCGCGTGCCGGTCACGCTCGGGCGCAGCAGTGTGAACACCATCGAGATCCTGAACGGACTCTCGGTGGGCGACCGCATCATCCTGTCGGACATGAGCAGCTACGCGAATGTGAATCGCGTGCGCATCAAATGA
- a CDS encoding ABC transporter ATP-binding protein, translating into MSEPLIHMKGIRKVFYTDELETHALADVHFDIRKGEYVAIAGPSGCGKTTLLAILGLLDTPSSGDYRISGTSVGQLAPADRARVRNREIGFIFQAFNLIGDLTVWENVELPLTYRDMDAAERKERVQKALERVGMTHRAKHYPPQLSGGQQQRVAVARAVAGDPAILLADEPTGNLDSKNGEAVMNLLRELHGNGSTICMVTHDDRYAQHADRTVQLFDGKVLEAVA; encoded by the coding sequence ATGTCGGAACCACTGATTCACATGAAGGGCATTCGAAAGGTGTTCTACACCGACGAGCTCGAGACGCACGCACTCGCCGATGTGCACTTCGATATCCGCAAAGGGGAGTACGTGGCCATCGCCGGCCCGTCTGGTTGCGGCAAGACCACGCTACTGGCCATCCTCGGTCTGCTCGATACGCCGTCGTCGGGCGACTACCGCATTTCGGGCACCTCGGTGGGACAGCTCGCGCCCGCCGACCGGGCGCGCGTCCGCAATCGCGAAATCGGCTTCATCTTTCAGGCGTTCAACCTGATCGGCGATCTGACGGTGTGGGAAAATGTGGAACTGCCGCTCACGTATCGGGACATGGATGCCGCCGAACGGAAGGAGCGCGTGCAGAAGGCACTCGAGCGCGTGGGGATGACCCACCGCGCCAAGCACTATCCGCCGCAGCTCTCGGGCGGCCAGCAGCAGCGCGTGGCGGTCGCCCGCGCCGTCGCCGGCGATCCCGCGATTCTGCTGGCCGACGAGCCGACGGGCAATCTGGACTCCAAGAACGGAGAAGCGGTCATGAACCTGCTGCGGGAGCTGCACGGCAACGGTTCCACCATTTGCATGGTGACGCACGACGACCGTTACGCGCAGCACGCCGATCGGACGGTGCAGTTGTTTGACGGTAAGGTGCTGGAGGCTGTGGCCTAG
- a CDS encoding GGDEF domain-containing protein, which translates to MNSETPRTDVANADILLWQTGYRLVLALVAGIIAVGLRSAGILTLSSVAYVTVGPDSADRVLGLVAVTYVALVLGIRALVQRTRAAGRTLSTLMVVADLVVVFLLVFLLAEPSDYHRGLLLALFSLQLTHVYFGRAPALLLLAAIAAAFLLINDIAQRYSNDVSWPEALTTLGFFCLGSLLVIRVQSSLHARLGTLVAIFERAEEGDFANSYDVAADKSPDAITTVGRAYNRMRTQLASIVQTDPLSGCYNRRGFEQQYRRELARAARAQTDVALIAIDLDFFKLVNDTHGHLVGDQVIAETGELLRANARTDDIVARTGGEEFMVLAPNTSAAGAQHLAVRILEAFRRRTFGEPKAKVTVTVSVGVVSDTVPDDSIAEALRSRADEALYAAKRSGRNRVVLWSHGLDALRFGQTSGEFPPVSV; encoded by the coding sequence ATGAACAGCGAAACCCCCCGCACGGACGTCGCCAACGCCGATATCCTCCTCTGGCAGACGGGATATCGCCTCGTGCTCGCGCTTGTCGCCGGCATCATCGCGGTCGGCCTGCGCAGCGCGGGCATTCTCACGCTGTCATCGGTTGCCTACGTCACCGTCGGTCCGGATTCGGCCGACCGCGTCCTGGGGCTCGTGGCGGTCACCTACGTCGCGCTAGTGCTGGGCATTCGGGCGCTGGTGCAGCGTACGCGGGCGGCGGGGCGTACGCTCTCCACGCTCATGGTCGTGGCCGACCTCGTGGTCGTGTTTCTGCTGGTGTTTCTTCTGGCCGAGCCCAGCGACTACCATCGCGGCTTGCTGCTGGCGCTCTTCTCGCTGCAGCTCACGCACGTGTACTTCGGTCGCGCGCCGGCGTTGCTGCTGCTCGCCGCGATCGCCGCCGCGTTCCTGCTCATCAACGACATCGCGCAGCGCTACAGCAACGATGTCTCGTGGCCCGAGGCGCTCACCACGCTTGGTTTCTTCTGTCTGGGTTCGCTGCTGGTCATTCGCGTGCAAAGCAGCCTGCATGCCCGACTGGGCACGCTGGTGGCCATCTTCGAGCGCGCCGAAGAAGGCGACTTCGCCAACTCGTATGACGTGGCGGCCGACAAGAGCCCGGACGCCATCACGACCGTGGGACGCGCCTACAACCGGATGCGCACCCAGTTGGCCAGCATCGTGCAAACGGACCCACTCTCGGGATGCTACAACCGTCGCGGGTTCGAGCAGCAGTACCGTCGCGAACTGGCGCGCGCCGCCCGTGCACAAACCGACGTGGCGCTCATTGCCATCGATCTCGATTTCTTCAAGCTGGTGAACGACACGCATGGTCACCTGGTGGGCGATCAAGTGATTGCCGAGACGGGCGAGTTGCTGCGCGCCAACGCACGTACCGACGACATCGTGGCGCGTACCGGTGGCGAGGAGTTCATGGTGCTCGCGCCGAACACCTCGGCGGCTGGCGCGCAGCATCTCGCAGTGCGCATCCTCGAGGCATTCCGTCGTCGCACCTTCGGTGAGCCCAAAGCGAAGGTCACGGTGACCGTGAGCGTGGGCGTGGTGTCGGACACGGTGCCCGACGATTCGATTGCCGAAGCCCTTCGCTCCCGCGCCGACGAAGCGCTCTATGCCGCCAAGCGCAGTGGCCGCAATCGCGTCGTGCTCTGGTCACACGGTCTCGACGCCCTACGGTTCGGTCAGACCAGCGGCGAGTTCCCGCCGGTCAGCGTATAG